From the genome of Solidesulfovibrio magneticus RS-1:
CCGGCGTCTCTTGCCCCGGGGCTTTCCCCGAAGCTGGCCCGAGGCCCGCGCTTGGTCCGGGCCGGTTCCTCGCCGGCCACGGCCGTGGCCGAGGTCGAGAAGGGCCAAACGGCCTATCTGCTTTTCACCTCGGGCAGCACCGGCGCGCCCAAGGGCGTGGCCGTTTCCCACGGCAACGTCGGAGCCTATCTGGACTATGTCGCCAGCCGCTACGCGCCGTGTCCCGAGGACCGCTTTTCCCAACTGTTCGACCTGACCTTCGATTTGTCGGTCCACGACATGTTCGTGTGTTTCGGGGCCGGGGCCTGCCTGTGCGTGCCGGCGGCGGCCTCCCTGATGGCCCCGGGCCGGTTCATCCGGGACAAGGGACTCACGGTCTGGTTTTCGACGCCTTCCACGGCCGCGTTCATGGCCCGGCTGGGGATGCTCAAACCCGACGCCTTTCCCGGGCTGCGGCTGAGCCTTTTTTGCGGCGAACCCCTGCCCGCGGCCACGGCCGCCGCCTGGAGCCGGGCCGCGCCCCATTCGCGGCTGGAAAATCTCTACGGTCCCACCGAAACCACCATCGCCATCGCTCACTACGCCTGGGATCCGGCCGTTTCGCCCGGACAATGCCAAAACGGCCTCACACCCATCGGCCGGGTGTTCGCCAACCACGACAGGGTCGTTGTCGGCCCAGACGGCGCGCCGGCGAAGCCAGGCCAAGCCGGAGAACTGCTGCTGGCCGGAGTCCAGGTCACCCGGGGGTATCTGGACGACGAGGCCAGGACCGCCGGCCAGTTTGTCCGCTGCGGCGACGACGGCCGGATCTGGTACCGCACCGGCGACATCGTGCGCGAGGACCAGGACGGCATCCTGCAATATCTGGCCAGGACCGATCAGCAGGTCAAGATCCGGGGTTTTCGGGTCGAATTGTCCGAAGTGGAGCACGCCGTGCGGTCGTTTTGCCAGGCTCCCTACGTGGTGGCCGTGCCCTGGCCCCTGCACCAGGGCAATCCCGAAGGGCTCATCCTGGCCGTTTTCGGCGGCGACAAGAGCCAAGACGAAATCATCAACCACTGCAAAAACCGGCTCCCGGGCTACATGGTCCCAGCCAGGGTGGACTTTCTGGAGACCGTGCCGCTTAACAGCAACGGCAAGATCGACCGGGCGGCCGTGAAACAACTTCTGACGGGAATATGACATGCAAGACGTCAAAGACGCGTTGCGCCGGTTTATCGCCGGGCATTTGGAGGAAGCGGCCGCACGCAAGGGGCGCGTGGTCACGGTGACGGACGATTTGTACATCCTGGGCGAGCAGCTCCTGGATTCGCTGGAATTTTTAAACCTGCTCATGGCCGTGGAGCAGCGGTTTCAGCTGGAAGTGGATTTTTCCGACCGGGACATCGCCGAAGTGACCCGCTTCGGGGCCCTGGTGGACGCCTTCGCGGCAACGGCGGGGCAGGGGGGATGAGCGTCAACTGGGCGGCCATCGCCGAGGCGCGCCATGTCGCGGTCAAGGACTGCTGGACGACCTGCGACGGCTATTGCTGCAAGAACTTCCTGGCCGGCGAATTGTCCCTGCCAGACGCGGACAAGGTCATCGTGCCCTATCTGCCCGGGGAATTCGCCTATCAGCAGACCCTTGGCGGTCTGCCGGAATCGGTGCGGGCCGTGCGCCAGACGTATGTCCTGCCCGACGGGCGGCCCTGGAACGTCGATTTCCTGCACTGCACGGCCAAGGGCCGGTGCGACGGCCTGTTTTATAAGCCCCTGGTCTGCCGGATCTACCCGTATTTTCCCCTGGTCGACCTCGCCGGCTCCATCCGGGGCTTTGAGTACTGCTCGCTCATGGACCTCTTTCATGCCGGCCCGGACGCCCATCCCTGCACCCTGGCGCGCGAGCTGGGCCAGGCTGTCCAGGACGGCTTGCGGCGGTCTTTGGCTCCGGCCTTGCGCTTTCCGGAGATCATCTTCGCCTTTGCCATGTTCGAGCGTATCGTTACGGCCCTGCGCCGGGCTGTCCCCGGCGTTCTGGACGGCGAGCCGGGCTCGGAGGGGCGCGGCCGGTTTCTGCGCGCCTACCAATGGCAGGTGTTTTCGCGCAAGCCCTGGGCCACGCCGGCTTTTGCCGAAGAAACAGCCGCGCTGTACGCGGCCATGACGCGTCGCCACGGTCCCCTGGACCTGGCCTGAGGTCGCCTCCCCGGCCCGGGAACACCCTATTGCCGGCACGTCGCGCCAGACGCGCTCCGCCGGCCGCACCCGCCGGCTGTTATGCGACACGCCGCGCGGGATGTGCTCGAAAGCCTAAACGAGGGCCAACCATGGCGTTTTTCACCCCGCAATCCTTTGCCGCCCTCCTGGACGAACTGCCCATTGGCCGAGGCGACGTGGTGTTCGTGCAATCGTCCCTGGCCGCCCTGGGGCCGTGGCGCGGCGTCGCGCAAACGACCTGCCGGAGGTGGTCATCGAGGCTTTGGAGCGGCGCATCGGTCCCGACGGCGTCCTGGTCATGCCCGCCTTTGGCTACGACTTTCCGCGAACCGGCCAGTGCGATCTGCGCCAAGAGCCCAGCGTGGTCGGGGTGTTGACGGAGCGCCTGCGGCGCATGCCCGGCACGCTGCGTTCGGTCCATCCCATGTTTTCCTTCGTGGGCAGGGGGGCCGGGGCCGAGGCGCTGCTGCGCCCCGACCGGGCTGAGCGGCACCCGTTTGGCCCGGATTCAGTCCTGGCCCGGCTCCACGAGGCCAACGCCCTGACCCTGCTCTTGGGGGCGCAGTTTCGCA
Proteins encoded in this window:
- a CDS encoding amino acid adenylation domain-containing protein encodes the protein MMGNIAAGFFRLAEHFLDRDALDVQGQRVSYGALRDDALAIAGAVAAHAGSRPHVAVFDQRSRSAYAAVLGILAAGRAYVPLNPGFPAQRTRHMLIRSGCAAVVTSAEHLPALAALLDHPEAEAALDELTVILAPEEGGPASLAPGLSPKLARGPRLVRAGSSPATAVAEVEKGQTAYLLFTSGSTGAPKGVAVSHGNVGAYLDYVASRYAPCPEDRFSQLFDLTFDLSVHDMFVCFGAGACLCVPAAASLMAPGRFIRDKGLTVWFSTPSTAAFMARLGMLKPDAFPGLRLSLFCGEPLPAATAAAWSRAAPHSRLENLYGPTETTIAIAHYAWDPAVSPGQCQNGLTPIGRVFANHDRVVVGPDGAPAKPGQAGELLLAGVQVTRGYLDDEARTAGQFVRCGDDGRIWYRTGDIVREDQDGILQYLARTDQQVKIRGFRVELSEVEHAVRSFCQAPYVVAVPWPLHQGNPEGLILAVFGGDKSQDEIINHCKNRLPGYMVPARVDFLETVPLNSNGKIDRAAVKQLLTGI
- a CDS encoding acyl carrier protein; translated protein: MQDVKDALRRFIAGHLEEAAARKGRVVTVTDDLYILGEQLLDSLEFLNLLMAVEQRFQLEVDFSDRDIAEVTRFGALVDAFAATAGQGG